The following proteins come from a genomic window of Achromobacter sp. AONIH1:
- a CDS encoding sulfate adenylyltransferase subunit 1, producing MNAINDSFLSSADRGVLRLITAGSVDDGKSTLIGRLLYDSKGVFADQLDAIARAKYKRVAGDGIDFSLLTDGLEAEREQGITIDVAYRYFSTPVRKFIIADAPGHEQYTRNMVTGASTADVAVILIDATRAADGKLLPQTKRHSTIARLLGIRHIVVAVNKMDLVDWDPAVFERIRAAYAELAAKLGIAHFDALPLSALNGDNVVTSSPKTPWYQGQPLLALLEALDVQNDGGALPLRFPVQRVARHDGDRKDDFRGYAGRVASGVLRPGDAVTVQPSGVDAVVSRVLAFDRELDVAVAGDSVTVVLDRDVDVSRGDVIAHSAAPAQVSREFEAELCWLDSQPLNPARKYLLKSGTRLTSAKVRAVLSHRDIHELQEVENTEGVLRMNDIGRVSFTTRDALAVDRYADVPATGAFILIDEATHQTAAAGMLR from the coding sequence ATGAACGCCATCAACGATTCTTTTCTTTCCAGCGCCGACCGCGGCGTGCTGCGCCTGATCACCGCCGGTTCGGTGGATGACGGCAAGTCCACGCTGATCGGACGCCTGCTGTACGACAGCAAGGGCGTGTTCGCCGACCAGCTCGACGCCATCGCGCGCGCCAAGTACAAGCGCGTGGCCGGCGACGGCATCGACTTCTCGCTGCTGACGGACGGCCTGGAGGCCGAGCGCGAGCAGGGCATCACCATCGACGTGGCCTACCGATACTTCTCGACCCCGGTGCGCAAGTTCATCATCGCCGACGCGCCGGGGCATGAGCAGTACACGCGCAACATGGTGACGGGCGCGTCCACCGCCGACGTGGCCGTCATCCTGATCGACGCCACCCGCGCCGCCGATGGCAAGCTGCTGCCGCAGACCAAGCGCCACAGCACCATCGCCAGGCTGCTGGGCATCCGCCACATCGTGGTGGCGGTGAACAAGATGGATCTGGTGGATTGGGACCCGGCCGTATTCGAACGCATCCGCGCCGCCTACGCCGAGCTGGCGGCCAAGCTGGGTATCGCGCATTTTGACGCGCTGCCGCTGTCGGCGCTGAACGGCGACAACGTGGTCACGTCGTCGCCGAAGACGCCCTGGTACCAGGGCCAACCGCTGCTGGCGCTGTTGGAGGCGCTGGATGTGCAGAACGACGGCGGCGCCTTGCCGCTGCGTTTCCCGGTGCAGCGCGTGGCGCGCCATGACGGCGACCGCAAGGACGACTTCCGTGGCTATGCTGGCCGCGTCGCCAGCGGCGTGCTGCGGCCCGGCGATGCCGTCACGGTGCAGCCGTCCGGCGTGGACGCCGTGGTGAGCCGCGTGCTGGCATTCGACCGTGAACTGGACGTAGCGGTGGCTGGCGATTCCGTCACTGTGGTGCTGGACCGCGACGTGGATGTCTCGCGTGGCGACGTGATCGCGCACTCGGCCGCGCCCGCGCAGGTGTCGCGCGAGTTCGAGGCCGAATTGTGCTGGCTCGATTCGCAGCCGCTCAATCCGGCGCGCAAGTATCTGCTCAAGTCGGGCACGCGGCTGACCTCGGCGAAGGTGCGCGCCGTGCTGTCGCATCGTGATATCCATGAGCTGCAGGAAGTCGAGAACACGGAAGGCGTGCTGCGCATGAACGACATCGGCCGGGTGTCGTTCACGACGCGCGATGCGCTCGCCGTCGATCGCTACGCGGACGTGCCGGCGACCGGCGCGTTCATCCTGATCGACGAGGCGACGCATCAGACGGCGGCTGCCGGCATGCTGCGCTAA
- a CDS encoding PA0069 family radical SAM protein, with the protein MASIDHSFPAGSGSPAAAPAALRGRGAVTNVRHRFQSDERVQVDDGWSASGLPADFVDPVPDFSSDASSSLTERAAGFPGKDDAATPAASGRSSRIAPIIPIVPDQRREPAAPKTQVTAEAARKMLSRNDSPDIPFDVAVNPYRGCEHGCVYCYARPTHAYLGYSPGLDFETRLVAKANAVEALRAELSRPGYKPSPINIGSATDAYQPIEREWRLTRGLLELMLETRHPLTIVTKNALVARDLDLLAELARRNLVVVYMSVTTLDAAMARSLEPRAAAPWRRLEAVRSLTDAGVPVGVLVAPIIPFINDESMEHILEAAKAAGAHYASYTVLRLPWEVKTLFEDWLHAHFPDRAQRVLHRIEDLRSGRRNDPNFGSRMRGTGIWADLLRQRFSMAARKLGLNRSRLQLSCDQFMPPAVAGLDGAHDASSPVFPSPAGAKASSGVPHASTAGVASGYVRGRSPLRAAAAGQLSLFES; encoded by the coding sequence ATGGCAAGCATCGATCATTCTTTTCCCGCCGGTTCTGGGTCCCCGGCTGCCGCCCCCGCCGCCTTGCGCGGTCGGGGTGCGGTTACTAATGTTCGACATCGCTTCCAATCCGACGAACGCGTGCAGGTCGACGACGGCTGGTCCGCCTCCGGACTGCCGGCCGATTTCGTAGATCCCGTCCCCGATTTTTCTTCAGATGCTTCGTCGAGCCTGACCGAGCGCGCCGCCGGCTTTCCCGGCAAGGACGACGCCGCTACGCCGGCCGCTTCCGGCCGGTCCTCCCGAATCGCTCCCATCATCCCCATCGTGCCCGACCAGCGCCGCGAACCCGCCGCGCCCAAGACCCAGGTCACGGCCGAGGCCGCGCGCAAGATGCTGTCGCGCAATGATTCGCCCGACATCCCCTTCGACGTGGCGGTCAATCCCTACCGTGGCTGCGAGCACGGCTGCGTTTACTGCTACGCCCGTCCCACCCATGCCTACCTGGGCTATTCGCCCGGCCTGGATTTCGAAACCCGGCTGGTGGCCAAGGCCAACGCCGTCGAGGCCCTGCGCGCGGAACTGAGCCGGCCGGGCTACAAGCCGTCGCCCATCAATATCGGCTCGGCCACCGACGCCTACCAGCCCATCGAGCGCGAATGGCGCCTGACGCGCGGCCTGCTGGAACTGATGCTGGAAACCCGGCATCCGCTCACCATCGTCACGAAGAACGCCCTGGTCGCGCGCGACCTGGACCTGCTGGCTGAACTGGCCCGCCGCAACCTGGTTGTCGTCTACATGAGCGTCACCACGCTGGACGCGGCCATGGCCCGCAGCCTGGAGCCGCGCGCCGCCGCGCCCTGGCGCCGGCTGGAGGCGGTGCGCAGCCTTACCGACGCCGGCGTGCCGGTGGGCGTGCTGGTGGCGCCCATCATTCCGTTCATCAACGACGAGTCCATGGAGCACATCCTGGAGGCCGCCAAGGCGGCTGGCGCGCATTACGCCAGCTACACGGTCCTGCGCCTGCCCTGGGAGGTCAAGACCTTGTTCGAGGACTGGCTGCACGCCCATTTCCCGGATCGCGCCCAGCGCGTCCTGCATCGCATCGAAGACCTGCGCAGCGGTCGCCGCAACGATCCCAACTTTGGTTCGCGCATGCGTGGCACCGGCATCTGGGCCGACTTGCTGCGCCAGCGTTTTTCCATGGCCGCGCGCAAGCTGGGCCTGAACCGCAGCCGCCTGCAGCTCAGCTGCGACCAATTCATGCCGCCCGCCGTGGCCGGCCTGGACGGCGCGCACGATGCCTCATCCCCCGTTTTCCCATCCCCGGCTGGCGCGAAAGCGTCTTCAGGGGTCCCCCATGCCTCGACCGCTGGCGTCGCCAGCGGCTATGTCCGTGGCCGCAGTCCGCTGCGCGCCGCGGCCGCCGGGCAGTTGTCGCTGTTCGAGTCGTAG